The Triticum dicoccoides isolate Atlit2015 ecotype Zavitan chromosome 6A, WEW_v2.0, whole genome shotgun sequence genome has a window encoding:
- the LOC119314611 gene encoding cysteine-rich receptor-like protein kinase 15 has product MPTYLLLLFFLALWLWPPAASVAAASATVSPLQTLPDEAADTFTANSSYGSNLGALGATLTAGARASGFAKGSYGEAPDKVYGFVLCRGDYTGANCADGLRAAFQGVPERVFFRKAAVVYYDQYMLRFTDDERSFSNISNEPEWSANNMNSVRGSEAAERLMGKVVKLMNTMADLATSGSPRLTNRSRYATGEDGFGEQGVSTVYGLVQCRPDLTGPQCRSCLDGIIKQLPTLFMSNNMSNQEASLSRVGGRILGVRCNLRYEKDLFFEETSDTIKIDMPKNGKSAVFMIVIVGVPLLVLLILGLLLRPYIVKKVRESLLQRELVTLKKEIVNESDSRFSLFRFSKIRSATNNFSDKNKLGEGGFGIVYKGQLCHDQDIAVKRLSPNSVQGFREFMNEIKLIASLQHKNLVRLLGCCIKSKERILVYEYMPNGNLEEFIFGVGKKSWPVRHGIIEGIVEGLLYLHDYAHECIVHRDMKPSNILLDHEMNPKISDFGIARTCLSSVTESNTTTAMGTFGYIAPEYYSQNVYSTRSDVFSFGILVLEIISGKSAVGSYQLSGRSYELRKYAWQLWREQRCDELVDDSLGEEYPEMDVMRCIQIALLCVQDSAEDRPTMRDVTMMLSNGNKRLLLPVQPGSCSVHIDVGTEIEL; this is encoded by the exons atgcccacGTACCTCCTCCTGCTCTTCTTCCTCGCTTTGTGGTTGTGGCCACCGGCGGCGAGCgttgccgccgcctccgccacggTGAGCCCGCTGCAGACACTCCCCGACGAGGCCGCCGACACGTTCACGGCAAACAGCAGCTACGGGTCCAACCTTGGAGCTCTCGGAGCGACCCTCACCGCGGGCGCCCGCGCGTCGGGCTTCGCAAAGGGCAGCTACGGCGAGGCGCCTGACAAGGTGTACGGCTTCGTGCTCTGCCGGGGTGACTACACCGGCGCCAACTGCGCCGACGGCCTCAGAGCCGCCTTCCAGGGCGTGCCCGAGCGCGTCTTCTTCCGGAAGGCCGCCGTCGTCTACTACGACCAGTACATGCTCCGGTTCACCGACGACGAGCGGTCCTTCTCCAACATCAGCAACGAGCCGGAATGGTCGGCGAACAATATGAACTCCGTCAGGGGCTCCGAGGCAGCGGAGCGGTTGATGGGGAAGGTAGTGAAGCTGATGAACACCATGGCCGACCTTGCCACCTCCGGCAGCCCCAGGCTGACTAACCGGTCCCGGTACGCGACCGGCGAGGACGGGTTCGGTGAGCAGGGCGTGAGCACCGTGTACGGCCTGGTGCAGTGCAGGCCGGACCTCACCGGGCCACAGTGCAGGAGCTGCCTTGATGGCATTATCAAGCAGTTGCCGACGCTGTTTATGAGCAATAATATGAGCAACCAAGAGGCCTCCTTAAGCCGCGTCGGGGGCAGGATTTTGGGGGTTCGGTGTAATCTGCGATATGAGAAGGACTTATTCTTCGAGGAGACAAGTGACACTATCAAGATCGACATGCCTAAAA ATGGGAAGAGCGCGGTGTTTATGATTGTCATAGTTGGAGTTCCTCTCCTAGTTTTGCTCATCCTCGGCTTACTGCTAAGGCCATACATCGTGAAGAAAGTCAGAG AATCGTTATTGCAGAGGGAATTAGTCACCCTGAAAAAGGAAATTGTAAATGAAAGCGACTCAAGGTTTTCGTTGTTCAGATTTTCGAAAATAAGAAGTGCTACTAATAACTTCTCGGATAAAAATAAACTTGGAGAAGGTGGATTTGGCATTGTTTACAAG GGCCAGTTGTGTCACGATCAGGACATAGCAGTCAAACGGCTTTCTCCAAATTCAGTGCAGGGGTTCCGCGAGTTCATGAATGAAATCAAACTCATAGCCAGCCTACAACATAAGAATCTGGTCAGGCTTCTTGGATGCTGCATCAAAAGCAAAGAGAGGATACTTGTGTATGAATATATGCCAAACGGTAACTTGGAAGAGTTCATTTTTG GGGTAGGAAAGAAGAGTTGGCCCGTACGTCACGGCATAATTGAAGGGATAGTAGAAGGCCTTCTCTATCTGCATGACTATGCGCATGAATGCATAGTTCACAGAGACATGAAACCAAGCAACATCCTATTAGATCATGAAATGAACCCAAAAATATCTGACTTTGGGATTGCAAGGACATGCCTCTCCAGCGTGACAGAATCAAATACGACAACGGCTATGGGAACATT TGGATACATCGCACCGGAGTACTACTCCCAGAATGTCTACTCAACAAGGTCAGACGTTTTCAGCTTCGGCATCCTAGTTCTCGAGATCATAAGTGGGAAGAGCGCCGTCGGTTCCTACCAATTATCCGGAAGATCATACGAGCTCAGGAAATAT GCGTGGCAGCTGTGGAGAGAGCAGAGGTGCGACGAGCTGGTGGATGATTCGCTTGGCGAGGAGTACCCGGAGATGGACGTTATGAGGTGCATCCAGATCGCGCTTCTATGCGTCCAGGATAGCGCCGAGGACAGGCCTACCATGCGCGACGTGACGATGATGTTGAGCAACGGAAATAAGAGGCTGCTCCTACCTGTGCAGCCCGGTTCTTGCAGCGTACACATCGACGTCGGTACTGAAATAGAGTTGTGA